A genomic stretch from Algoriphagus halophilus includes:
- a CDS encoding Spy/CpxP family protein refolding chaperone encodes MKKYTIVLLFTLLVGAVYAQRGGERYDPEKLKAAKVAFITTRLDLNSEQAEKFWPIYNEFSDKREAMIRQMAELNDRRDQPISEEEAKNRVEKRFELQQQLLNEEKKFVSKASSVISYNQLFLLNGLSRDFARHIYQRQRREDR; translated from the coding sequence ATGAAAAAATATACAATAGTCCTATTATTCACCTTATTAGTTGGAGCTGTCTATGCCCAGAGAGGTGGAGAAAGATATGATCCCGAAAAATTAAAAGCTGCAAAGGTGGCCTTTATTACCACGCGCTTGGATTTGAATTCAGAGCAAGCTGAAAAGTTTTGGCCCATCTACAATGAATTCAGTGATAAAAGAGAAGCCATGATTCGTCAAATGGCTGAACTTAATGACCGGAGAGATCAGCCGATCTCAGAAGAGGAGGCAAAAAACAGGGTAGAGAAACGATTTGAGCTACAACAACAATTACTCAACGAGGAGAAAAAATTCGTGAGTAAGGCTTCTTCGGTCATCAGTTACAATCAACTATTTCTATTGAATGGTCTTTCAAGGGATTTTGCCCGGCATATATACCAAAGACAAAGACGGGAAGACCGCTAA
- a CDS encoding lipopolysaccharide biosynthesis protein, producing the protein MGKIAKQSLQTALFSYIGVVIGYFNVLWLFPYALEASQLGTFRTIQDLGLLFVPFAQLGLGHGITRYFPKLKSNHSAFLSFSILLALGGFFLVCSLFLLFKTQLIALFATNSPQVIDFLQVVLLITLFSLLSSIFDSYARSYLKVAVPTFFREVFLRLLTGILVGTYFLGWIGFEFVMYGLVLVYGISTSGVLIYLLWLGVLKFDFRWSNFPKGFRSSFLRFSLITFLATAASTLIMKIDSIMVSSMVSLEANAIYTIAFSMALVIELPRRAISQVVMPVIAAHFTKGNFQEINLLYKQVSNRQLYICLLLFIGIWANIDSLYFLIPNREIYETGKYVVFLIGLGKLFDVVFSVNSEVLVFSKYYRFNLVATILMSLTIIGLNYWLIPIYGIEGAAIASALVMLLFNLVKYIFLKIKLQFDPFSIETLKILAVGIAAYLPMYFLKFGQGPMLEMVLTSGCVLIGYLFFSFVFGAGKEEWRWILEKLKSKKSGS; encoded by the coding sequence ATGGGCAAAATAGCCAAGCAGAGTCTTCAAACAGCACTTTTCTCATACATTGGAGTAGTCATAGGCTATTTTAATGTGTTATGGTTATTTCCGTATGCATTAGAAGCATCCCAATTAGGAACATTCCGAACCATTCAGGATTTGGGCTTATTGTTTGTTCCTTTTGCTCAGTTGGGCTTGGGTCATGGGATTACCCGTTATTTTCCAAAGCTCAAATCAAATCATTCCGCTTTCCTAAGCTTTAGTATTCTCCTTGCATTAGGTGGTTTTTTTTTAGTTTGCTCCTTATTTCTCCTTTTCAAAACTCAACTCATTGCCTTATTTGCAACCAATTCACCGCAAGTAATCGACTTCCTGCAAGTGGTGTTATTGATTACACTCTTCTCCCTTTTGAGTAGCATTTTTGACTCCTATGCCCGGTCCTATTTAAAAGTCGCAGTACCTACTTTTTTTAGGGAAGTATTCTTAAGATTACTGACCGGAATCTTAGTAGGAACCTATTTCCTAGGTTGGATAGGATTTGAATTTGTGATGTATGGACTCGTCTTGGTGTATGGGATTTCCACTTCAGGAGTATTGATTTATTTGCTCTGGCTGGGTGTTTTGAAGTTTGATTTTCGATGGAGCAATTTTCCAAAGGGATTTAGAAGTTCATTTCTAAGATTTAGTCTAATCACTTTTTTGGCTACCGCAGCATCTACCCTCATCATGAAAATTGACAGCATCATGGTAAGTTCCATGGTGAGTTTGGAAGCGAATGCTATTTACACCATTGCCTTTAGTATGGCTTTGGTGATAGAACTTCCTAGAAGGGCCATTTCGCAAGTTGTCATGCCGGTGATCGCAGCCCATTTCACTAAAGGTAATTTTCAGGAAATTAATCTTCTCTACAAGCAAGTTTCCAACCGGCAGTTATACATCTGCCTCTTACTGTTTATTGGGATTTGGGCCAACATTGACAGTTTATATTTTTTGATCCCGAATAGAGAAATATATGAGACTGGAAAGTATGTGGTGTTCCTTATTGGTTTGGGAAAACTATTTGATGTGGTCTTTTCAGTCAATAGCGAGGTGTTGGTTTTTTCTAAATATTACAGATTCAATTTAGTGGCCACCATCCTCATGAGTTTGACCATTATTGGACTTAATTATTGGTTGATCCCCATTTATGGTATTGAAGGAGCAGCAATTGCCTCTGCCTTGGTCATGCTATTGTTTAATTTGGTGAAATATATCTTTCTAAAAATCAAACTTCAATTTGATCCTTTCTCAATAGAAACGCTTAAGATATTAGCAGTGGGAATAGCGGCCTATCTTCCGATGTATTTCCTGAAATTTGGACAGGGACCGATGTTAGAGATGGTCTTGACTTCAGGGTGTGTATTAATCGGGTATCTGTTTTTTTCCTTCGTATTTGGAGCTGGAAAAGAAGAATGGAGATGGATTCTGGAAAAATTAAAAAGTAAAAAGTCCGGATCTTAG
- the mscL gene encoding large-conductance mechanosensitive channel protein MscL produces MGMLKEFKDFAVKGNVVDLAVAVIIGGAFGKIVTSFVNDIVMPPIGLMIGGVNFKNLAVVLKEAVVDDAGEVVTAAVTLNYGAFIQNVVDFTIIAFVIFLAVKAINNMKKKEAAAPPPPPPAPPKSEVLLEEIRDLLKNKEK; encoded by the coding sequence ATGGGAATGCTTAAAGAGTTTAAAGACTTTGCCGTCAAAGGCAATGTGGTCGATCTGGCCGTTGCTGTCATCATAGGTGGTGCCTTTGGAAAGATCGTTACCTCATTTGTAAATGATATTGTCATGCCTCCGATAGGCTTGATGATAGGAGGGGTCAATTTTAAAAATTTGGCTGTTGTTTTGAAAGAAGCGGTCGTAGATGATGCAGGGGAAGTGGTTACTGCAGCTGTCACTTTAAATTACGGAGCTTTTATTCAAAATGTAGTGGACTTTACCATCATTGCTTTTGTGATTTTTCTGGCAGTGAAAGCCATTAACAACATGAAAAAGAAAGAAGCTGCTGCACCGCCACCTCCGCCACCAGCACCTCCAAAATCTGAAGTATTGCTAGAGGAAATTAGAGACCTTCTGAAAAATAAGGAAAAGTAA
- a CDS encoding RNA polymerase sigma factor, with protein MMNTKDQEILHLIQSPVSRDMGFRQLIQTYQKKVYHVIRRMVLIHEDADDLTQNTFIKAFHHIDKFQGQSSLFTWLYRIATNETLTFLEKKKKRFFFSMDDYQEKIESYLNHPDHFDGDQIQMKLQRAMQSLPEKQRLVFQLKNQEDLTYDQIAEITGTSIGALKASYHHAVKKIEQSVLEE; from the coding sequence ATGATGAATACTAAAGATCAGGAAATTCTACATTTGATTCAAAGCCCAGTAAGCAGGGATATGGGTTTCCGGCAATTGATCCAGACGTATCAGAAAAAGGTATATCATGTCATCCGAAGAATGGTTTTGATTCATGAAGATGCGGATGATTTAACCCAAAACACCTTTATCAAGGCCTTTCATCATATTGATAAATTTCAGGGACAATCGAGCCTATTTACCTGGCTCTATAGAATTGCAACCAATGAAACCCTCACATTTTTAGAGAAGAAAAAAAAGCGTTTTTTCTTCTCTATGGATGATTATCAAGAAAAAATAGAATCCTATTTGAACCACCCGGATCATTTTGATGGGGATCAAATACAGATGAAATTACAACGGGCAATGCAATCCCTCCCTGAAAAGCAACGACTAGTCTTCCAACTAAAAAACCAGGAAGATTTGACCTATGATCAAATCGCTGAAATAACCGGTACCAGCATAGGGGCTTTAAAAGCAAGCTACCATCATGCGGTAAAAAAAATTGAACAAAGCGTATTAGAAGAATAA
- a CDS encoding universal stress protein, with product MYLIKKLIVCLDQSPMDQTLVQYAEFISKVNQTKKIYFVNVIKNLTVPKEVLEEFPNLVENMINERKEAMEAVVKENYKDTKGVSFSYVVKEGSLSKKILKLAEEKSADMIIIGRKINLPGTGVASLRLARRASCSLLIIPEGSLPKLTKLLVPSDFSEYSKDALEEAIMVADKYGKDNLEIVCQNVYSVPSGYHYTGKTYEEFSQIMQLHAEINYKKFIRKIDTKGIKITPIYTKDDNDDPVEEIVSKALEIKADGIIIGAKGRTAATALFIGSMAERLIQYNDSMPLLVTRPKGKNAGILDYILEI from the coding sequence ATGTATCTGATAAAAAAGCTAATCGTCTGCCTAGATCAAAGTCCAATGGATCAAACGTTGGTCCAATACGCAGAATTTATCTCGAAAGTCAATCAGACCAAGAAAATTTATTTTGTAAATGTTATTAAGAACCTTACTGTTCCAAAAGAAGTCCTAGAAGAGTTCCCAAATCTTGTTGAAAACATGATCAATGAGAGAAAGGAAGCGATGGAAGCAGTCGTGAAAGAAAACTACAAGGATACCAAAGGGGTATCGTTTAGTTATGTTGTTAAAGAAGGTTCTCTCTCCAAGAAAATCCTTAAGCTCGCAGAAGAGAAATCTGCTGATATGATTATTATAGGTAGAAAAATTAATCTGCCTGGTACGGGGGTTGCGTCACTTAGACTGGCAAGAAGAGCAAGTTGTTCACTCCTGATTATTCCAGAAGGGTCCCTCCCTAAATTAACCAAGCTATTGGTTCCAAGCGATTTTTCAGAATATTCAAAAGATGCACTGGAAGAAGCCATTATGGTTGCTGATAAATATGGAAAAGATAATCTGGAAATTGTTTGCCAAAACGTTTATTCAGTTCCTTCAGGCTATCATTATACAGGGAAAACGTATGAAGAATTCTCCCAAATCATGCAGCTACATGCTGAAATAAACTACAAGAAATTTATCAGAAAAATAGATACCAAGGGAATCAAGATCACTCCGATTTATACCAAGGATGACAATGATGACCCTGTGGAAGAAATCGTATCCAAGGCCTTGGAAATCAAAGCTGACGGCATCATTATTGGAGCCAAAGGGAGGACTGCTGCTACTGCCCTATTTATAGGAAGTATGGCCGAAAGATTAATCCAGTACAACGATAGTATGCCTCTTTTGGTGACAAGACCGAAAGGGAAAAATGCAGGAATTCTTGACTACATATTAGAAATCTAA